From the Hordeum vulgare subsp. vulgare chromosome 1H, MorexV3_pseudomolecules_assembly, whole genome shotgun sequence genome, the window GAACCATATTGAGTTCATGCTTCAATCAATTCATCCAAAAGTTTAAACTGATGGAGGGAGGTGGGCAATATATTTCAACACTCCCCCTCATGTCTAAGCTATTTTAATCCTTAGACATGAGGTTGATGTAGGGTGCAGAATAATTTAATTTTAAAACTGCGTTGGCATGATCTTGAAGTCAAAACTTTCTGGCTCGGATACCATATTGAATTCATGCTCCAGCCAACTTATCCAAAAATCCGACCTGATGGAGGAAGCCGAGCAATGTATTTCAACACTCTCCCTCACATCCAGGCTATTTTAGTCTTTAGACGTGGGATCGATGAAAGCCGCATAATcatttatttttaaaactacGTTGGTAGGGTCTTGAACTCAAGAGCTCTTGGCTCAGATATCATATTGAATTCTTGGTTCAGCCAACTCATCCAAAAGTCCAAACTACTAGAGGGAGGCGGGCAATATATTTCAACAAACCAGTGTATTTAGGTTTTCGTTATGTGCAATATACTTTGATGAACTTTATAATATCAGTAGAATAACTAATAAATGTGTTATAAATATATCCTTCTGAATAGATCTAGTGATATTTATTTGGTAGTACAAATGTTAATATTATTTCTGCAAACTTGACCAGAATTTAATCATTTGACTTATGATTCCTTTGTGCATGACTATTGTTCTCCCATCCTGCCAAACACTTTGATCAATGGCTCAATTCACAAGATGGTTCTGACTTAATTGTGAGCTCGAGCTCATATGCTCTCGGAATTTAATCATTTGACTTACGATTCCTTTCGTTCTTAGGTTGTCGAATGTGCAATTTCATTATCGAGACAAGAGACCAAAGGTGTGAAAGTGCTATTCTGAGCTCGAGCTCATATGCTCTTGGATAAACAGTAAAATCTAAAAAGGTAAAAAATCTAAAATTTTGTGGCAAGAAACATTGATGTTTGTCCTACATGCATGCAAAAATTTATAAAAGAATCACATTCCTGAAGGTGTGGacaaaaaaacagaattgatGCTCAAAAGCGCTTCCAAAGACACTGTTTTTGAATCATTGATTTTTTTTACCCACACCTCCAAAAATGTTATTTCACCATGAATTTTTGCACGCATGTAGGAAAAACATCAATGTTTCATGccttaaaatttcagaatttttttattcttttacaATATTCgccgattttactgttcatccggTAGTATGTGAGCTCGAGCTCACATACTCCATGTCCCCATAGTTGGTGCTTTATTTAAGATGATGACTGTGGGTGCTGCTCTTCTTGTTAAAAAAATTTATGTTGTCTTAGCcggtgtgtatgtgtgcatgcaTGGACACACATTCAATTGTTTTAGATGGTAGCTCTTTTTACTTGTATCGATTTGATGCTCCAATAAAGTGCCATTCGGATTTTAAACATGTCACCCCGAATGTTTTTTCATGACAACTCTAGTTGAGGCGAGGTGGCAACCTTGGTTGTTAAAACATGGCAACTTTGTGCCGGTTCATCTTTTTCAGAAAATTACCATGTTCGTCAACCTCGCGTGAACTAAAGTTACCATAAAAAACATACGGATTGCCATGTTTAAAAGCCGAACGCTCGGAATTTTCCATTTGCATAAATAAAATATTCACTAAAGAGAACTGACAAACACGCATCACAATCATATTACCACCTAACTTACAAACATCAACAAGTGATGCGCAGAGTTATTAAAATACCAATCAATCAGTAAAATATATGGTAGCTAGCCTCTTCAGCTCTTCTTGTGGACCTGTCATTTATCTACGTATTACAAATTGCAAATGGCCTCAGCTAGTTTATCGGTCAGCATTGTGGCAGGTCTTTAGGCGGCGCTGGCAAAGATGCATCTGGCGTGGGGCCGTCCTGAACCTCGAACACCATTCCCAAACCGAGATCGAGATGAGCCTCGAAATGACAGTGCATGTACCACATCCCTGCATTTAACATACACAAATTTTGTTAGGTTTCTCAAGCTCAAACCTTCGTAGCAAGCTAACAACATCGAAATCACATCATGATTATTCCAACTTTCTAAGGAAATGATAAATAGTAGGAATATATATATTTCATGTATCCTTGTACCGGGATTGTCGGCGACGAAGCGGATGACGGCCCAACCACCGGTGGGGACGAGGACGGTGTTTCGCTCCTGCGGGTTAACGAGGTTGAACTGCGGCGCCGCGGTGGTCGGGTTGTAGTTTCCGAAGCCCTGTGCTAGGACGAAGAAGTTGAAGCCGTGGAGGTGCATGGGGTGGCTCTCCTTGGCGATGAGCCGCGTGTTCTGGAGCACCATCTCCACCGTCTCGTTGTACCGGAGCGTCCTCACCTTGGTCGACTTGGTCGTGTACTGCATCGTGGCGTTGTCGCTCGCGTCGGCCGTGTAGTCGAAGACGACCGGCGGCCGGTCGGGGAAGTCCCGCGTGTACACGCCGGCGGTGACGTTGTTGTAGTGGGCCTCGAGCATGGACGTGCTCCTCGGCGGCATGAAGGACGCGTTGTTCATGCTCGACGCGAACACGGTGCTGCTCCGGTTGCACAGCGTCTGCTCCGGCTGGCAGTCGGCCACGCCCATCCCGACGGTGACGAACATGCGCGTGTCCACTGCCAGCGGCACGGTCGGCTTGCCAGGGAGCACCAGCGCCGTGAGGTTGGAGAGGAACCTGTGCGCCGTGTCCGTGTCCTTGAACTCCGGCAGCTCCGGCAGCCAGGTCGTCGTTGTGTTCGGTCCGCCGGCGTACTCTAGCACGGCCGTCGCGAAAGTCTTGCTGAATGGCGGCCCCGACGGTATCCCGCTGTCGTAGGGGGACGCCGCCATGTAGTAGCGCCCGGCGGCGGCGTCCGCGACCATGAGAGCGTCCACGGTCTGCCCCGGcccgaccaccaccacctccgtCTTGTACGGCGTGGTGTAGCACGCGTCCGCCGCCACCACGGTGAAGGTGTGGTTCGCCACCTTGAAGAAGAGAGGCGTGTTGAGCGCAGCGTTGATGATGCGGAGCAGGTACGTCTCATTCTTCCTCACCTCAAACATGTGCGTCTCTGCACGCAAACCCAAAATTCGACAAAATTACATCCCTTCCGATTCTGAATCAATTGAATTCAAGGTTTGTTCTATGTGAAACATGTGCGTACACGGTATACAAGTTTGACTAAAATTTCTACAAAAATATACTGAAATTTATAGCATTAAATATTTGTATATAGTATATGCGAATAAACTTTAGAACCGACTCTAATGAATCAAACTTGATGGTTcaaatgttgattttttttttgaaagggagGAACGaagaccctaaaccctaaaccctaagccCCAGGCCTCTCTGGTCTAAACGTTGATGTTTTTATTTTCTATAAATTTGATGAAGGTTAAAGAAATTTGACTTAGGAAAAAGATATAACTTCAATTAAACACACCATCAATTAATACAGATATTTTAAAGAACAATCTTAGGCAGAT encodes:
- the LOC123405087 gene encoding laccase-25-like, which produces MDTGKDMARSWSFLLPLALALVASGAHAAIVEHTFNVGNLSISQLCQPDRIITAVNGQLPGPTIRVSEGDTVVVHLVNESPYGMTIHWHGIFQRGSQWADGPAMVTQCPVQPGGNYTYRFNVTGQEGTLWWHAHFSFLRATVYGALIILPRGGANAYPFAKPDREEIIMFGEWWNANVFDLQQMALLTGIPAGPADAYTINGKPGDFYNCSAPNQTHMFEVRKNETYLLRIINAALNTPLFFKVANHTFTVVAADACYTTPYKTEVVVVGPGQTVDALMVADAAAGRYYMAASPYDSGIPSGPPFSKTFATAVLEYAGGPNTTTTWLPELPEFKDTDTAHRFLSNLTALVLPGKPTVPLAVDTRMFVTVGMGVADCQPEQTLCNRSSTVFASSMNNASFMPPRSTSMLEAHYNNVTAGVYTRDFPDRPPVVFDYTADASDNATMQYTTKSTKVRTLRYNETVEMVLQNTRLIAKESHPMHLHGFNFFVLAQGFGNYNPTTAAPQFNLVNPQERNTVLVPTGGWAVIRFVADNPGMWYMHCHFEAHLDLGLGMVFEVQDGPTPDASLPAPPKDLPQC